Proteins encoded within one genomic window of uncultured Desulfobacter sp.:
- a CDS encoding NUDIX domain-containing protein, protein MDEKTYLEQYDRRGFDTPLISVDPVLFTYHEQCLKVLLVQRSNHPDQGKWGLPGGFIDPVADKTLEHTVARKLKEKTGVVPPYIEQLCTIGNDARDKRGWSVTVCYTALIAYQNCKISVDTVSDAGWINIEDLQAIHLAFDHATIIDTARERLRQKALYSIVPAYGLPEKFTLPQLQQLHELLIGRQIQKKSFRRRIEKAGLLVDTGEKLVQGGRPAALYRLKKEAGEFTFLRNLSS, encoded by the coding sequence ATGGACGAGAAAACCTATCTTGAACAGTATGACAGGCGCGGATTTGACACACCGCTGATCAGTGTGGACCCCGTGCTTTTCACCTATCATGAACAATGTCTGAAAGTGCTTTTAGTGCAGCGTTCAAACCACCCGGACCAGGGGAAGTGGGGCCTGCCTGGAGGGTTTATCGATCCTGTGGCGGATAAAACCCTGGAACATACAGTTGCAAGGAAATTAAAGGAAAAAACAGGGGTGGTGCCGCCCTATATTGAGCAGTTGTGCACCATCGGCAATGATGCCCGTGATAAGCGTGGCTGGTCCGTAACCGTCTGTTACACGGCGCTCATCGCCTACCAGAACTGTAAAATATCTGTGGATACCGTTTCCGATGCCGGGTGGATCAATATTGAAGATTTGCAGGCTATCCATCTGGCATTTGACCATGCCACAATTATTGACACAGCCCGGGAACGGCTGCGGCAGAAGGCCCTTTATTCCATTGTTCCGGCCTATGGGCTACCGGAAAAATTTACCCTGCCCCAGCTGCAGCAGTTGCACGAACTGCTCATCGGCAGGCAGATTCAAAAAAAATCTTTCAGGCGCCGTATTGAGAAGGCCGGGTTGTTGGTGGACACAGGCGAAAAACTAGTTCAGGGGGGACGTCCTGCGGCTTTGTATCGGTTAAAAAAAGAAGCGGGCGAATTTACTTTTCTGCGCAATCTTTCGTCTTGA
- the rsgA gene encoding ribosome small subunit-dependent GTPase A: protein MSNKKSLKQDNNLKHLSHLGWTSHFQKQLENLDTNTFFPARVTGVRKRYFFINDGKEEILATSAGKLQQESSSTYPVVGDWVMVRQTAIEGILPRKNALTRGAAGMHNKKSGEYKEQTIAANLDSVFIVTGLDRDFNLRRIERYLTLVYNCGLTPVIILTKADLHHDPQHFVNEAESIAFGVPVHLVSAFNDSGLSELNTYLAHGRTSVMVGSSGTGKSTLINRLCGETVQATGDVSASVGKGTHTTTSRDLIMMPQGGMIIDNPGIREISFWEIDQGVESTFPEIEEFAAGCRFSDCTHTHEPGCRVLEAIQDGELTEARFENYLKMKRELEYVSARKNKSADRVEKERWKEVTMRIKSINKKKSF from the coding sequence ATGAGCAACAAAAAGTCATTAAAACAAGACAATAATCTCAAACACCTTTCCCATTTGGGTTGGACATCCCATTTCCAGAAACAGCTTGAAAATCTTGACACAAATACTTTTTTCCCGGCCCGGGTGACCGGGGTCAGGAAAAGATATTTTTTTATCAACGACGGCAAAGAAGAGATCCTGGCAACCTCGGCGGGAAAACTTCAACAGGAGAGCAGCAGCACCTACCCGGTGGTCGGCGACTGGGTCATGGTCAGACAGACAGCGATAGAGGGGATATTACCGCGAAAAAATGCACTGACCCGGGGTGCTGCAGGCATGCACAACAAAAAATCGGGTGAGTACAAAGAGCAGACAATCGCGGCCAACCTTGACAGCGTATTCATCGTGACCGGTCTTGACCGGGATTTTAATCTGCGCCGCATTGAGCGCTACCTGACCCTGGTCTACAATTGCGGGCTGACACCGGTAATCATCCTGACAAAGGCGGATCTTCACCATGACCCCCAACATTTTGTCAACGAAGCCGAATCCATCGCATTCGGCGTTCCCGTACATCTGGTATCTGCGTTTAATGATTCAGGGCTCTCCGAGCTGAATACCTATCTTGCACATGGCCGGACCAGCGTCATGGTCGGCTCTTCGGGTACAGGCAAATCCACCCTGATCAACCGGCTGTGTGGTGAAACAGTCCAGGCCACCGGCGACGTCAGCGCAAGTGTCGGAAAAGGGACGCACACCACCACATCCAGGGATCTGATCATGATGCCCCAGGGCGGAATGATCATTGACAATCCGGGCATCCGTGAAATCAGTTTTTGGGAAATTGACCAGGGGGTTGAATCTACTTTCCCGGAAATAGAAGAATTCGCGGCTGGATGCCGTTTTTCAGACTGCACCCACACCCACGAGCCCGGCTGCCGGGTTCTTGAAGCCATCCAGGACGGAGAATTGACCGAAGCCAGATTTGAAAACTACCTCAAAATGAAACGGGAACTGGAATATGTCTCCGCCCGGAAAAACAAGAGTGCAGACCGTGTGGAAAAAGAGAGGTGGAAAGAGGTGACCATGAGAATCAAATCCATAAACAAAAAGAAGTCCTTTTAA
- a CDS encoding SPFH domain-containing protein, translating to MLPIKFYRADSSTYVIKTVNGKVIRKGKGLSFFYNTATTSIAAIPVNTQGAPFIFNLKTSDFQDIRIQGRLNFRVADPDKTAEAMNFNLNRAGKDYAGEDPLNLNEQVIRCLQSVVQTKIQTMPLKQALFINQELFSRVEAELKATPSIGTMGVEILDLSIAAISPSPETAKALEAKQREEILKQADDAIYARRKCAVEQERTIQEAELATKLFVQQKEQQIEEDRIAKEREILRAKAATAKARIQSKIDEESQNREYVAIRTENKKQESDADAYAISAKMKAYKALSADYIKALSMSQMNPEQIMALAFESFAQNASKIGELNIGQETFGRMLRREMNNDG from the coding sequence ATGTTACCCATAAAATTTTACAGGGCAGATTCATCCACATACGTGATCAAAACCGTCAACGGAAAAGTGATCCGCAAAGGCAAGGGATTAAGTTTTTTTTATAATACAGCCACCACATCCATTGCGGCCATCCCTGTGAATACCCAGGGGGCACCATTCATTTTTAATCTTAAGACATCAGATTTCCAGGACATTCGTATCCAGGGACGGCTCAACTTCCGGGTGGCTGATCCTGATAAAACCGCCGAGGCCATGAACTTTAATTTGAACAGAGCCGGAAAAGACTACGCCGGAGAAGATCCGCTCAACCTTAACGAACAGGTGATCCGGTGCCTGCAGTCTGTGGTTCAGACAAAAATCCAGACGATGCCCTTGAAACAGGCCCTGTTTATTAACCAGGAGCTGTTCAGCCGAGTTGAAGCAGAGCTTAAGGCAACCCCAAGCATAGGCACCATGGGCGTGGAAATTCTTGACCTATCCATAGCCGCCATATCTCCCTCCCCGGAAACTGCAAAAGCGCTGGAGGCCAAACAAAGAGAAGAGATTCTCAAGCAGGCTGACGATGCCATCTATGCCCGGCGCAAATGCGCCGTGGAGCAGGAACGGACCATCCAGGAGGCCGAGCTTGCCACCAAGCTTTTTGTTCAGCAAAAGGAACAACAGATCGAAGAGGACAGGATCGCAAAGGAACGCGAAATTCTGCGGGCAAAGGCCGCCACAGCCAAAGCGCGCATCCAGTCAAAAATCGACGAGGAAAGCCAAAACAGGGAATATGTGGCCATCCGCACGGAAAACAAAAAGCAGGAATCCGACGCCGACGCATATGCCATTTCAGCGAAAATGAAGGCATATAAAGCGTTATCCGCCGACTACATTAAGGCGCTTTCCATGAGCCAGATGAATCCCGAGCAAATCATGGCCCTGGCCTTTGAATCCTTTGCCCAAAATGCATCTAAAATAGGCGAACTCAACATCGGCCAGGAGACGTTTGGCCGGATGCTTCGCAGGGAGATGAACAATGACGGATGA
- a CDS encoding aldehyde dehydrogenase family protein — MGGAFNAEIKQILDVLGIKSVNFGATTGGSSGWLETKGKALVSYSPINGKPIASVLMAEKKDYDAVMEKALAAFKIFRMMPAPRRGEMVREIGDALRVNKKALGALIALEVGKIKAEGEGEVQEMIDIADFAMGLSRQLYGLTMHSERPEHRMYEQWHPLGIVGLITSFNFPAAPWSWNSLIASVCGDAIVFKPSSKTPLTSIAIQNIIAPVVDKYGVEGIFNMIIGSRQDVGEPMLHDPRMPLISATGSTAMGKHVGEVVGGRLGRSLLELGGNNAIIVTEDADMDMAVRATLFGAVGTAGQRCTSTRRIIIHASVKATFVNNLLRAYKQVKVGNPLDDDTLMGPLIDDGAVLAMEEALKAVKDCGGNVLCGGERIKVAGCEGGHYVSPAVAEVKNEFPIVQSETFAPILYIIEYNTFDQALELHNDVPQGLSSAIFTTSLHYQERFLSHKGSDCGIANVNLGTSGAEIGGAFGGEKETGGGRESGSDAWRVYMRRQTNTINWGKELPLAQGIEFNIG; from the coding sequence ATGGGCGGCGCATTTAATGCAGAAATAAAACAAATTCTTGATGTCCTTGGGATTAAATCCGTCAATTTCGGTGCCACAACCGGTGGCAGCAGCGGCTGGCTTGAAACAAAAGGCAAAGCGCTTGTCTCTTATTCCCCCATCAACGGCAAGCCCATTGCGAGTGTTCTGATGGCTGAAAAAAAAGATTATGACGCTGTGATGGAAAAAGCCCTGGCCGCGTTTAAGATATTTCGCATGATGCCTGCTCCCCGGCGCGGGGAGATGGTCCGTGAAATCGGAGATGCGTTACGGGTAAATAAAAAGGCCCTGGGCGCCCTGATCGCCCTTGAAGTCGGTAAAATCAAGGCTGAAGGCGAGGGAGAAGTCCAGGAGATGATTGACATTGCCGATTTCGCCATGGGCCTGAGCCGGCAGCTTTATGGCCTGACCATGCATTCCGAACGGCCCGAACATCGGATGTACGAACAATGGCATCCTTTGGGGATTGTCGGTCTGATCACCTCGTTTAATTTTCCTGCGGCCCCATGGTCCTGGAATAGTTTAATCGCCTCTGTGTGTGGTGATGCAATCGTGTTCAAACCCAGCTCAAAGACACCTTTGACCAGCATTGCCATCCAGAACATCATTGCGCCTGTGGTTGATAAATACGGTGTTGAGGGTATTTTCAACATGATCATCGGTTCCAGACAGGATGTGGGCGAACCCATGCTCCATGACCCGCGCATGCCCCTGATTTCCGCCACAGGCTCAACGGCCATGGGTAAACATGTGGGCGAAGTGGTGGGTGGCCGTCTCGGACGCTCTCTACTTGAACTTGGCGGCAACAACGCCATTATCGTCACCGAGGACGCAGACATGGACATGGCTGTCCGGGCCACCCTGTTCGGTGCTGTGGGGACAGCCGGACAGCGCTGTACCTCTACCCGCAGGATTATCATCCACGCGTCGGTAAAAGCAACCTTTGTCAACAACCTGCTCAGAGCCTACAAACAGGTCAAAGTCGGCAATCCTCTGGACGACGATACCCTCATGGGTCCGCTGATTGACGACGGCGCTGTTCTTGCCATGGAAGAAGCCTTGAAAGCCGTAAAGGATTGTGGCGGAAACGTGCTTTGCGGCGGCGAAAGGATCAAAGTGGCCGGTTGTGAAGGCGGGCATTATGTGAGTCCGGCTGTGGCTGAAGTGAAAAATGAGTTTCCCATTGTCCAGAGTGAAACCTTTGCCCCCATCCTGTATATCATTGAATATAATACATTTGATCAAGCCCTTGAACTGCACAATGACGTACCCCAGGGGCTTTCTTCTGCAATTTTTACAACATCCCTGCATTACCAGGAAAGGTTCTTGTCACATAAAGGCTCGGACTGCGGCATTGCCAACGTAAACCTGGGCACCTCCGGTGCTGAAATCGGCGGCGCATTCGGCGGTGAAAAAGAGACCGGCGGTGGCCGGGAATCCGGGTCCGATGCATGGAGAGTGTACATGAGACGTCAAACCAACACCATTAACTGGGGCAAGGAACTACCGCTGGCCCAGGGTATCGAATTTAATATTGGATAG
- a CDS encoding sigma-54 dependent transcriptional regulator translates to MFRALIIDDDPNIRLFFETLLEKMDCKTFTAETAKEAEALSTQNDFDIILLDLELPDGNGLDIMHDLVTLPSAPEIIIITGTGDARGAEMAFKKGAWDFVQKPFRLDDVSLPIQRALDYRKERLSSRELVVLKRSKIIGDSPALKRCLEEVGKAASTDVGVLVTGETGTGKELFAKAVHENSKRAAKPFVAVDCASLTESLIESTLFGHEKGAFTGAVYKQDGLIVQADGGTLMLDEVGDLPLSIQKALLRTLQERSVRRLGGNKEIKVDIRLISATNLDLDQLLKDNLFREDFLYRIRAMEIYLPPLRDRGNDIEEIVLKKVHELSNRYNLEPKAISKELLETLTANPWPGNIRELLNVLEYMLASAGSDPTLVPKHLPPNYRLSTLSFRAPDGGQDSESIADEALDNDKDFPSLNACRERLEKNYLTRLMEKAGGDRKTACRLSGVSQARLYALLNKYNLPGFGSYQ, encoded by the coding sequence ATGTTTCGTGCGCTGATCATTGATGATGACCCGAACATTCGTCTGTTTTTTGAAACCCTTCTTGAAAAGATGGATTGCAAAACGTTTACGGCCGAAACTGCAAAAGAGGCAGAGGCCTTGAGCACCCAAAATGATTTTGACATCATTTTGCTTGATCTTGAGTTGCCGGACGGCAATGGACTGGATATTATGCATGATCTTGTGACACTGCCCTCTGCCCCGGAAATAATAATCATTACGGGCACCGGCGATGCCCGAGGGGCTGAGATGGCATTTAAAAAAGGGGCCTGGGATTTTGTGCAGAAACCGTTTCGCCTTGATGATGTCAGCCTTCCCATTCAACGTGCCCTGGACTATCGAAAGGAGAGGCTTTCATCCCGGGAACTGGTTGTTTTGAAACGATCTAAAATTATCGGTGACTCCCCTGCCCTGAAAAGATGTCTGGAAGAGGTGGGCAAAGCCGCCTCAACCGATGTCGGCGTTCTGGTCACTGGAGAAACCGGAACCGGTAAAGAGTTGTTTGCCAAAGCGGTCCATGAAAACAGTAAGCGGGCTGCAAAACCTTTTGTGGCGGTTGACTGCGCTTCGTTGACCGAGTCTTTGATTGAAAGTACCCTTTTCGGGCATGAAAAAGGCGCGTTTACAGGTGCCGTATACAAACAGGACGGCCTGATTGTTCAGGCGGATGGCGGTACGCTGATGCTTGATGAGGTCGGTGATTTGCCGCTGTCAATCCAGAAAGCATTGCTGAGAACGCTTCAGGAGAGATCTGTGCGCCGCCTTGGCGGGAACAAAGAGATAAAAGTGGATATCCGTTTGATTTCCGCCACAAATCTTGACCTTGATCAGCTGCTTAAAGATAACCTTTTCAGGGAGGATTTTTTATATCGGATAAGGGCCATGGAAATTTATCTGCCGCCGCTGCGCGACAGGGGAAACGATATTGAAGAAATTGTTTTAAAAAAGGTTCATGAGCTTTCAAACCGATATAATCTTGAGCCAAAGGCGATATCCAAAGAGTTGCTTGAAACATTGACGGCAAACCCCTGGCCCGGCAATATCAGGGAGCTTCTCAATGTTTTGGAGTACATGCTGGCGTCAGCCGGCAGCGATCCCACCCTTGTGCCTAAACACCTTCCGCCTAATTACAGACTTTCCACATTATCGTTTCGGGCACCTGACGGGGGGCAGGATTCTGAGTCGATAGCCGACGAGGCCCTGGATAATGATAAGGATTTTCCTTCCCTGAATGCCTGTCGGGAGCGGCTGGAGAAAAATTATCTGACCCGTTTAATGGAAAAGGCCGGTGGCGACAGGAAAACCGCCTGTCGGTTATCAGGCGTCTCCCAGGCCCGATTGTACGCATTGCTCAATAAGTACAATCTTCCTGGATTCGGTTCGTATCAATAA
- a CDS encoding LysR family transcriptional regulator has product MDLYHLKTFFVLAKEKNFTQAARRLFVTQSAVSHAIKKLESSIDTPLFIRQGKTMDLTPAGHILFRSCEKIFYEIEKSDQEISTYRKKALVTIRIGSTVEFGASILINHIKPFLDTHPEIHLDFYLSADLEIPLLRDEVDLIIDCVAHELPSIERIYLFQEQYVTIAAPDFLERHQISGIDDLAQVNILSSDKHLAWWRNFITAIPEDKRSCFKNVVQINHIRGIINAAMSGLGIGFVPKYTVIRELEEKSLVDPFPQIQPNADHFNIFIKKEKLEFIKNKALINYLTQIKPSEFGVG; this is encoded by the coding sequence ATGGACCTTTACCACTTAAAAACCTTTTTCGTCCTGGCCAAGGAAAAAAATTTTACCCAAGCAGCCCGGCGGCTTTTCGTCACCCAGTCAGCCGTCAGCCATGCGATTAAAAAACTTGAAAGCTCAATAGACACGCCCTTATTTATCCGCCAGGGAAAAACCATGGACCTGACCCCGGCCGGCCACATTTTGTTCCGGTCTTGTGAAAAAATTTTCTATGAAATTGAAAAATCGGATCAGGAGATATCCACCTATCGAAAAAAAGCGTTGGTCACCATCCGTATAGGCTCCACGGTTGAGTTCGGCGCATCCATTCTGATCAACCATATCAAACCATTTCTGGACACACATCCGGAAATTCACCTGGATTTTTATCTCTCTGCAGACCTTGAAATACCACTGCTCAGAGACGAAGTGGACCTGATCATTGATTGCGTGGCCCATGAGCTGCCCTCCATTGAACGCATTTACCTCTTCCAGGAGCAGTATGTCACCATTGCTGCTCCGGATTTTCTTGAGCGCCACCAGATATCAGGTATCGACGATCTGGCCCAGGTAAACATTTTGTCCAGCGACAAACACCTGGCCTGGTGGCGAAATTTTATAACCGCCATCCCCGAAGACAAACGCTCCTGCTTTAAAAACGTCGTACAGATCAATCACATCAGGGGAATCATCAACGCGGCCATGTCCGGCCTAGGCATCGGATTTGTGCCGAAATACACCGTGATCAGAGAGCTTGAAGAAAAAAGTCTTGTGGATCCGTTCCCGCAAATCCAGCCCAACGCGGATCATTTCAATATCTTCATCAAAAAGGAAAAACTGGAGTTTATAAAAAATAAGGCCCTTATTAACTACCTGACCCAAATCAAACCCAGTGAATTCGGGGTGGGGTAG
- a CDS encoding sugar kinase has product MTDESPRKFVLVTRKTRLQELVERFNTWPQAKFYLEHNQVNAKDYFDEHDLYQERVRQAEQFLKKTGLFQKLERSMLPGYRFHPTDIVVVIGQDGLVANTLKYLDGQPLVALNPDPGRWDGKLLPFSVKDLPGVIRQVCHNDWPCRKITFAQACTNDGQQILAVNDLFIGPRTHQSARYRINWADKAETQSSSGIIVSTGFGSTGWFQSILAGAMAVSGTTGHPLENGFAWDEQRLQFSVREPFPSRTTGIGLVFGEITQEKWLEIESMMPENGVIFSDGIENDCIAFNSGIIAKIGLSKKAGQLVWNT; this is encoded by the coding sequence ATGACGGATGAAAGCCCACGCAAATTCGTGCTTGTAACTAGAAAAACCCGGTTGCAGGAACTGGTGGAACGTTTCAACACCTGGCCCCAGGCAAAATTTTACCTTGAACATAACCAGGTGAATGCAAAGGATTATTTTGATGAGCATGACCTGTACCAGGAAAGGGTCAGGCAGGCAGAGCAATTCTTGAAAAAAACAGGGCTGTTCCAGAAGCTTGAAAGAAGCATGCTGCCCGGGTACCGGTTCCATCCCACAGACATTGTGGTGGTCATCGGCCAGGACGGGCTTGTGGCCAATACCCTGAAGTACCTTGACGGACAGCCTTTGGTGGCGCTCAACCCCGACCCCGGCCGATGGGACGGCAAGCTTTTGCCCTTTTCGGTGAAGGATCTGCCCGGGGTTATCCGGCAGGTGTGCCACAATGATTGGCCCTGCCGAAAAATCACCTTTGCCCAGGCCTGCACCAATGACGGCCAGCAGATTTTGGCGGTCAATGATCTGTTCATCGGCCCCAGAACCCACCAGTCCGCAAGGTACCGGATCAACTGGGCCGACAAAGCAGAAACGCAGTCCTCCTCGGGCATCATTGTCAGCACAGGATTCGGCTCAACCGGCTGGTTTCAATCCATCCTGGCAGGCGCCATGGCCGTGTCCGGAACAACTGGGCACCCCCTTGAAAACGGTTTTGCCTGGGATGAACAACGGCTCCAATTCAGTGTCCGGGAACCGTTTCCCAGCCGAACCACAGGCATTGGCCTTGTGTTTGGTGAAATCACACAGGAAAAATGGCTGGAGATCGAATCCATGATGCCGGAAAACGGCGTAATTTTTTCCGATGGGATTGAGAATGACTGCATTGCTTTTAATTCAGGGATCATAGCCAAAATAGGATTGTCGAAAAAAGCAGGACAACTGGTATGGAATACCTGA
- a CDS encoding PAS domain S-box protein: MMKKISNYHRILIALYATDLIFVLTLFFVLIPKEFIIICAAVLIFTILVSIYITKLVVRIERQHRQAAADKTLDELRLKKLLELSQMTEESITVLAEFALVQACQLTQSEFGCLAFLNENQQELTMHIWPKESVNDTDCGDELPCKIRETGLWAEVEKVGRVLVVNDYEKYAPLSRHKVCRCDVKFSRVMSAPAFENDKLVALINVGNKKEAYNDSDIRQLHLMMDGMWKILQGKKAEIELKKSEERYRLLAENATDTIWIMQFPDLNFRYVSPSMESLLGYTPSQFLGLDMKDYMTEESLKQIPVIIAEALEEEFEGAGNSTRLEAVELELIKKDGTTIWVEISAGFLRNEQGEPDAILGISRDISDRKRADAALQLTTKLMREAGRIAKVGAWSVDIHSQVIIWSDEMNVIHERDASSPQTFDEITCFIAPEWREKILDAYHRCMEGGQSLDEEFEIITAKGRRRWVHATGEAIRDNTGKITCALGALQDISDRIQADEERETLQQHLDQARKMEAIGVLAGGIAHDFNNILSGIMGFTDLAIHEAKDNETLKKYLNRVSSSSLRARDLVRHILTFSRKSEVEKQPTDIKPIIKESLKFIRASLPASIDVRHDLRLEQGWVFGDATQIYQVIIGVFTNAGYAMKDHGGVLEIILDRIKLDDTQIGFLGKISTGEFIELVISDTGSGIHKKYLDRIFDPFFTTKRRGEGTGMGLATVYGIIKEMNGAISVYSEVDVGTTFRILLPEHDQRPLVDADVNTGLKKGQGNILVVDDEQEIAESACEILTILGYYAVMETDSTKALENVKNNPSHYDLVLTDMTMPRLDGFELAKQIKKINSEIAVVLATGFSQGLAKEKCRDAGIDDMVMKPMTSAELSLTIAKAMKTN, encoded by the coding sequence ATGATGAAGAAAATATCCAACTATCATCGAATTCTCATCGCCTTGTATGCCACCGACCTTATTTTTGTTCTAACTCTTTTTTTTGTTTTGATCCCCAAAGAATTTATAATTATCTGTGCTGCGGTTCTTATTTTTACGATCCTTGTCTCTATTTATATTACAAAACTGGTCGTCCGGATTGAACGGCAGCACAGGCAGGCTGCCGCCGATAAAACGCTGGATGAACTGCGTTTGAAAAAACTTCTTGAATTAAGCCAGATGACCGAAGAATCAATCACCGTCCTTGCAGAATTTGCTTTGGTGCAAGCCTGTCAGTTAACCCAGAGCGAATTTGGGTGCCTGGCCTTTTTAAATGAAAATCAGCAGGAATTGACTATGCACATTTGGCCCAAAGAATCCGTAAATGACACAGACTGCGGTGACGAATTGCCTTGTAAGATAAGAGAGACCGGTCTTTGGGCGGAAGTTGAGAAAGTGGGCCGCGTCTTGGTGGTCAACGATTATGAAAAGTATGCGCCGCTCTCCAGACATAAAGTGTGTCGGTGTGATGTCAAATTTTCCCGGGTAATGAGCGCCCCGGCTTTTGAGAATGATAAACTTGTGGCATTGATCAATGTGGGAAATAAAAAAGAGGCGTATAACGATTCAGACATTCGCCAGTTGCATTTGATGATGGACGGGATGTGGAAAATACTGCAGGGGAAAAAAGCTGAAATCGAATTAAAAAAGAGTGAAGAAAGATATCGGCTGCTTGCGGAAAATGCCACCGATACGATTTGGATTATGCAGTTTCCGGATTTAAATTTTCGTTATGTCAGCCCGTCCATGGAATCTCTTTTGGGATATACGCCTTCCCAGTTTTTGGGGTTGGATATGAAAGACTACATGACCGAGGAATCATTAAAGCAGATTCCCGTAATTATTGCAGAAGCGCTTGAGGAAGAGTTTGAAGGCGCTGGGAATTCAACCCGGTTAGAGGCAGTTGAACTCGAATTAATTAAAAAGGACGGTACAACGATTTGGGTTGAAATTTCAGCCGGGTTTTTGCGAAATGAACAAGGCGAACCCGATGCAATACTGGGCATTTCAAGGGATATTTCGGATCGTAAACGTGCCGATGCGGCGTTGCAGCTGACGACGAAACTGATGCGTGAGGCCGGGCGAATTGCAAAGGTCGGCGCCTGGAGTGTTGATATTCATAGCCAGGTGATTATATGGTCGGATGAAATGAATGTCATCCATGAACGAGACGCCTCTTCCCCCCAGACATTTGATGAGATAACCTGTTTTATTGCCCCCGAGTGGCGGGAAAAAATTCTGGACGCCTACCACCGGTGTATGGAGGGCGGCCAAAGCCTTGATGAAGAGTTTGAAATCATCACGGCCAAAGGACGTCGCCGTTGGGTCCATGCCACCGGAGAGGCCATCAGGGATAATACCGGAAAAATCACATGCGCGTTAGGTGCTCTTCAGGATATATCAGACCGGATACAGGCGGATGAAGAGCGTGAAACGCTCCAGCAGCATCTCGATCAGGCAAGAAAAATGGAGGCCATTGGGGTCTTGGCCGGCGGTATAGCCCATGATTTTAATAATATCCTTTCAGGCATAATGGGGTTTACCGATCTTGCAATTCATGAAGCAAAAGACAACGAGACATTGAAAAAATATTTAAACCGAGTTTCGTCTTCCAGTCTGAGAGCCAGGGATTTGGTCAGGCATATCCTGACGTTCAGCAGAAAATCTGAGGTTGAAAAGCAGCCCACCGATATTAAACCCATTATTAAGGAATCTTTAAAATTCATACGCGCTTCCCTGCCGGCAAGTATCGACGTTCGCCATGATTTAAGACTTGAACAGGGCTGGGTGTTTGGTGATGCAACCCAGATATATCAGGTGATTATAGGCGTTTTTACCAACGCGGGTTATGCCATGAAAGATCACGGCGGGGTTTTGGAGATTATTTTAGACCGAATTAAACTTGATGACACCCAGATCGGTTTTTTGGGGAAGATCTCGACAGGGGAATTTATTGAACTGGTAATCTCTGATACCGGAAGCGGCATTCATAAAAAGTACCTTGACCGTATTTTTGATCCTTTTTTTACGACCAAGCGGCGCGGAGAAGGAACCGGAATGGGACTGGCTACGGTGTATGGGATCATAAAAGAGATGAATGGCGCAATATCGGTTTACAGTGAGGTCGATGTTGGGACAACATTCAGAATTCTATTGCCGGAGCATGATCAGAGGCCGTTGGTTGACGCAGACGTAAATACCGGATTAAAAAAAGGCCAGGGCAATATCCTGGTGGTTGATGATGAACAAGAGATTGCCGAAAGCGCTTGTGAGATCTTGACCATACTGGGGTATTATGCCGTTATGGAAACCGACAGTACCAAAGCCCTTGAAAATGTGAAAAATAACCCGTCACATTATGACCTGGTCTTGACAGATATGACAATGCCCCGTTTGGACGGTTTTGAGCTGGCAAAACAAATCAAAAAGATCAATTCGGAGATTGCTGTCGTTTTAGCCACAGGGTTCAGCCAGGGCCTGGCAAAAGAAAAGTGCAGGGACGCCGGGATTGACGATATGGTGATGAAGCCCATGACGTCAGCAGAGCTGTCATTAACCATCGCAAAAGCGATGAAAACAAACTAA